Genomic DNA from Mycobacterium stomatepiae:
TCGAGCACGCCCTGGGCGAGCTGTTCGATGCAGTTCTCGACGCCGGCGACGCGCTGGAACCCGAAGAACTGGGTGCGGTGATCGCCGTAGAACTTCCAGATCAGGGAATCGGGCCCCAGCCGCGGCGCGGTCTCGGCGCTCTCGTCGTCGACCTCAACCAAGACAGGGACCGCTTCCCGCACGCCGACGTCAAAACTCGGACCGGCCAATGGGCCCTTCTGGGCGGTCATTGCCCACCTCCCCTGCGGCAACCGTCGTGAACCACTGACACAAACGTGTATCTTTGTTCCAAAGCTAGCATTCGCCCGACGAGATTTCCGTGGGGGTCGTGATCCATGCAGAGCCGCAGCGTCGCGGGCAAGCTCGACGAAATCGTCGATATCGACAGCGCCATCCTGGACACCGCCCGGGCCGTCTTCGAGACCTACGGCGTGCGCCGCGCGAACATCGAGGACGTCGCCGTCCGGGCCGGGGTTAGCCGCAGCACCGTCTACCGACGGTTCCCCACCAAGGACGACCTGGTCGAACAGGTCGTGCGCCGGGAGGGTGAACTCTTCTTCGCCACCCTGGACCGTGCCACCACCGGCTGCACTCCGGCCGAAGCGGTTATCGAGGCGTTCACCCTGGGGGTGCGCCTGGTCCAGGACTCGCCGCTGTACTCCCGCATCGTCGAAAGCGAGCCCGAACTGTTCGGCCTGTTCTCCCGGTCGCAGGTCTTTCCAATCAGCCAATTCGCGGACGGGATAGCGCACACCCTGCGCAGGTGCGGGTCCGACATTCCCGAGCCCGACCTGGCCAACATCGCCGACGTGCTGCTGCGCGTGGCACTGGGCATCATCGTCTTCCCCACCGACCGGCTCGACATCTCGGATCACGCCGCTGTCCGGGAGTACGCCGCCCGCTACCTGGTCCCCATCATCGGCGACTTGTCATAGCCCTGCACTAACCTGGGTAACGTGGCGCCGGTTCCGCGGACCCGGTACGCCAGTTGCGGCGAACTCGACATCGCCTATCAGGTCTTCGGCGATGGCCCGATCGACTTGCTGGTGCTGCCGGGCCCACTCATTCCGATTGACTGTGTGGACAGCGAGCCCTCGATGTACCGCTTTCATCGACGGCTGGCGTCCTTCAGCCGCGTGATCCGCTTCGACCAGCGCGGGATCGGCATGTCGTCGCGGGTTCCTTCGCTGGACATGATCGGCCCCCGGTCCTGGGCGCAAGACGCGATCGCC
This window encodes:
- a CDS encoding TetR/AcrR family transcriptional regulator — encoded protein: MQSRSVAGKLDEIVDIDSAILDTARAVFETYGVRRANIEDVAVRAGVSRSTVYRRFPTKDDLVEQVVRREGELFFATLDRATTGCTPAEAVIEAFTLGVRLVQDSPLYSRIVESEPELFGLFSRSQVFPISQFADGIAHTLRRCGSDIPEPDLANIADVLLRVALGIIVFPTDRLDISDHAAVREYAARYLVPIIGDLS